Sequence from the Clostridium saccharobutylicum DSM 13864 genome:
AAAAACCTTGAATAGAAGTGATTGGAGTTTTTAAATCATGTGATATATCTACTAATAATCTTTTTTTACTTTCGTCTATTCTTTTATTTTCTTCCTTAACTTTTTCAAGTTTAATTACCATTTCATTAAATTCGTTCTGAACTTCTTGAAGTTCCTTTAAACCTTTTATCTTAGCCCTAGTATCATAATTAAGTTTTTTGAAGTTTTTAATATTATTTACAAAGGCTTTAAGAGGAGTTGTTATAAATTTTGAACTTATAATGCTGTAAATATATAATCCTATCAATAAAAAAATTGCTTGAATAAAATATAGCGTACCATAAGCTTTTAAAGAAAGAATACTATCTGACTTACTAGAAAAATTAGGCTTGTAAATAAACGAATGTTCAACTTTTCTTTTATCAATCTTATAAAGGAAAAGATAGTGTTCTTCGTTTTCACCCTCTACAGGGAACACTTGTCCGATGTAAGGGGAATTAGTGGAATCTTCTTTGGAATAGTTTAGTTCAAAGAGTTGATCTTCAGTGTATTGCATTATATTATCTTTTTTATCACCTTTTATATAAATCACTTTTTTGTTTTCATCTAGAACTTCTTCCCAAGCACCCATTTCTGATAGAAAACCAAGTTTAATTTTATCAAAATCTTTATTATAATAGGAAACAAATGAAGTAATACTTATTTCTTGATTTTTAAAAATAAACGTTTCTAATATAAAGGTTGAGGATTTATATGATAACTGTACAATTATATATAATATTAAGAAAGTTATTAGGTAATTTATAATAAGAAAGCTTTTTACATTTAATTTTTTATTACTGATCTTAAAATTTATCTTCATAACTTTATTTACCTTCAAACATATAACCAAGACCTCTTATAGTCTTAATATATTTAGGCTCTTTTTGGTTATCCTCTATTTTATCTCTCAGCTTACTTATATAAACCATTATAATTTTTTCATCTCCAAGATAGGATTGATCCCATACATGTTCATACAATTGACCTTTAGTGAAAACTTTATTTTTGTTTTTCATAAGAAAACATATAAGCTTGTATTCAAATGATGTTAGTTGGAGTTCTTTATTATCTTTATATATTTTGCAGGCTTTTTCATCTAACTTTAAATGTTCATTTATTATAAGACTTGTATTTTCTTCAGTCTGATTATTAAATACAATACTCCTCCTTAAAAGTGCTTTGATTCTTGCAATTAGTTCTATAGGATTAAAGGGCTTGGCAAGATAATCATCTGCTCCAAGGAATAATCCATCAATTTTATCAATATCTTCACCTTTGGCGGATAAAAATATTATAGGTGTGTTACTTTTTTCTCTAACCTTTCTTAAAACTTCTTTACCATCAAGCTCAGGCATCATTATATCTAGTATTATTATGTCTACTTGCTCTTTTTTAAAAATGTCCAGAGCCTCTTTACCATTTAGTGCTCTGAATGTATTATATCCATTGTTTCTTAAATAAAAATCTATTAGTTCTACAATTTCTTTTTCATCATCTACAACTAAAACTGAATTCAATTTTTTCACCTCTTATTTTTGATACTTATATTTTATTACAGTTCCAATTAATAATTAAGTTACTATAATTTAATATCCAATTTAATTATAAAGTAGTAATGTTTTTATTTACAAGTAAAGATGCTAATTTTATACTTCATTAAGCTTAGATTAATAAGACATTAATTTTAGAGGTATATACTTATGATCATAAAGAAATTTGACAGAATATGAGACGTGGCGCATCAAGGTTATGATAAATATTTAAAATTAAGGAGACAAAGTTATGATAAAAAGAATATTTCAAGTTTTAGTAGCTGTTTTAATATTGGGTTTGTTAGTAGGGAAAATTATATTTTCTTTACCAGCTAAAACAACTAATGAGCAAAGGATTTTTACTTCGAAAGAAATATCAAATTTACAGGAAATATCATTAGATGGGAATTTCGATGTTAATGTTACAACTTCTGATTCAAAGGATCTAAAATGTAGTTTTTCTAAAACTAAGACGGGATATATATATAATGAATATGAATTAGAAAGTAGAATTGAAAATAATGTTTTATATGTTACGACAAATATCGAAAATAAGATGAATTTTGTTTTAGGTGGTGAGACTTTAAGTGTAAATATAGATATTCCCAAAAGCTATAAAAATAAATTGTCTATAAAATCTAAACTAAGCAAAATAAACATATTAAATTCAAATTCTGAAGATATAGAGTGTAGTACAACAGATGGTGAAACTAAAATTTCATTAGATAAAATATGCGGTAATATCACTGTAAATACGCATTTAGGCGATATAGATTTAAAATTACCTAAAGATGAAAAATTTAATCTATCAGCTAAATCACGCTTAGGAAAAGTAACTAATAATCTTGATTTAAATGTAGATTCTTCTATAAGCGAAAAGAATATTAATTTATTATCTTCAGATGGGAATATAACTATAAATGGGAATTGATTATATTAGACGATTGTATTTCGGAAAATTATCACATAAGCCTAAATATTAAGTTGTTATATATTATAGAGTTCTCAATAAGAATAGAGATTATGTGAATCCTAGCCGAAATTAGATACATGTTTGTGATATATTAAATTCTCAATGAGGCCCCTATGTAGATAAATTTATTCTCTATAAAATTAAGATGAAATTAAGGTGAAATTAAGATGAAATGTTACAATTAGTAAGATATAATAACCAGTATAAGTATAAATAACATTTTAAAGTAAATAGAAGAATAATAATCCAAGGGGGATAATAATGATAGTAAAAAAGATAAATGGGAAATTAGGACTGACTCTAGGTATTGTTGCATTTGCTTTGATTACAGGTGCGATGACATCTCCAGCTTTTGCAGATAGCTCAGATAGCAATGTGAATATAGTAGCAGCACAAACAGTTAATACAACTACACAAGCAGAAGTTGCATATACTGATGATGCAATATCTATGGCAAATAAAGAGCACTTTGTGAATATAAATAAAAGTGAAGTTCAAAATGGAATTAAAGTAACTGTAGAAAAAGCAATTGGAACCAAGAAGGATTTGAAAGTAATACTTAAGGTTGAAAGTGACAAGCCATTTGATAAAGTGTCATATAGCAATTCTATTTTTGAATTAACATATGGAAATGATGATAAAGGATTTAGTGGAACATCTTCAAATGAAACTTATGTAGATAATAAAACTATGATTGTAACTCTAGAAAAATATAATCATGATGGAGAATACAGTGCAAAAGGAACAATGAGGGCTGATGTAGTGCTTTCAAAATATAAAGTTAATATAGGAATTGAAATGCCTGTAGATTTTACAGAATCATTCAATAATATAATGGATAAAGATATATGTGCAAAAATATCAGGGTTAGATTATACTTTTAACAAATTGGAATCTGATGAGTTAGGAACAAGAATTAGCTATACTGCACCTAGAAATAATGATGGCTATAGAAATAAAGATGACTATAAAAATAGAAAATCTTCATGGAATTCACAAGTAATATTAAAAGTTGGAGATAAGATGTATAAAACACATTCTGTAAATGAATATTCAGAAGATCATAGTGTGAAAACAGGAAATTATGAATCAAAATCAGCAACATATGATATTGTTAAAAGCGAAAAGAATGTTAGCTTAATACCTGTAATTTGTAATATGACAGATGGTGAAATAGATGAAATTTATGATCAACGACATAAAAATGATAAGGATAATGCTAATAAAGATAACATTAATAATATAAGTTATGAAAAAGAATTTGATTTTTCGGATGGAACAAAAGGAGAAATATATAATATAGAAAGATTAGATAATACTATAAAAGTATACTGCAAGGGAGAATCAGAAAAAGAAAGTCTTTTAATGGCAAGTAATATGAATATACATTATCAAATGTCAAACGAAAATGATGATATGGTGTATTACAACAACAGTAATGTAAGTTTTTACAAAGATCCTAAAGAATCACTTGGATATATTGTAGAGTTTGATAATGTTCAAAAAGATAAAGCGGTGGATGCAGATATTAACACAATAATAAAGCAGGCTGATAAGTATGATTTAGAAGATGAAGTGCAACTATAGGGGAGTAAATTAATATTAAAACATGTATATAGTGATATTAAATTAGAGAAGTGAGGAAATTTTATGATGAATAAAAAG
This genomic interval carries:
- a CDS encoding DUF4179 domain-containing protein — translated: MIVKKINGKLGLTLGIVAFALITGAMTSPAFADSSDSNVNIVAAQTVNTTTQAEVAYTDDAISMANKEHFVNINKSEVQNGIKVTVEKAIGTKKDLKVILKVESDKPFDKVSYSNSIFELTYGNDDKGFSGTSSNETYVDNKTMIVTLEKYNHDGEYSAKGTMRADVVLSKYKVNIGIEMPVDFTESFNNIMDKDICAKISGLDYTFNKLESDELGTRISYTAPRNNDGYRNKDDYKNRKSSWNSQVILKVGDKMYKTHSVNEYSEDHSVKTGNYESKSATYDIVKSEKNVSLIPVICNMTDGEIDEIYDQRHKNDKDNANKDNINNISYEKEFDFSDGTKGEIYNIERLDNTIKVYCKGESEKESLLMASNMNIHYQMSNENDDMVYYNNSNVSFYKDPKESLGYIVEFDNVQKDKAVDADINTIIKQADKYDLEDEVQL
- a CDS encoding response regulator transcription factor, encoding MKKLNSVLVVDDEKEIVELIDFYLRNNGYNTFRALNGKEALDIFKKEQVDIIILDIMMPELDGKEVLRKVREKSNTPIIFLSAKGEDIDKIDGLFLGADDYLAKPFNPIELIARIKALLRRSIVFNNQTEENTSLIINEHLKLDEKACKIYKDNKELQLTSFEYKLICFLMKNKNKVFTKGQLYEHVWDQSYLGDEKIIMVYISKLRDKIEDNQKEPKYIKTIRGLGYMFEGK
- a CDS encoding DUF4097 family beta strand repeat-containing protein, whose protein sequence is MIKRIFQVLVAVLILGLLVGKIIFSLPAKTTNEQRIFTSKEISNLQEISLDGNFDVNVTTSDSKDLKCSFSKTKTGYIYNEYELESRIENNVLYVTTNIENKMNFVLGGETLSVNIDIPKSYKNKLSIKSKLSKINILNSNSEDIECSTTDGETKISLDKICGNITVNTHLGDIDLKLPKDEKFNLSAKSRLGKVTNNLDLNVDSSISEKNINLLSSDGNITINGN
- a CDS encoding HAMP domain-containing sensor histidine kinase is translated as MKINFKISNKKLNVKSFLIINYLITFLILYIIVQLSYKSSTFILETFIFKNQEISITSFVSYYNKDFDKIKLGFLSEMGAWEEVLDENKKVIYIKGDKKDNIMQYTEDQLFELNYSKEDSTNSPYIGQVFPVEGENEEHYLFLYKIDKRKVEHSFIYKPNFSSKSDSILSLKAYGTLYFIQAIFLLIGLYIYSIISSKFITTPLKAFVNNIKNFKKLNYDTRAKIKGLKELQEVQNEFNEMVIKLEKVKEENKRIDESKKRLLVDISHDLKTPITSIQGFSKLLLEESITPEERDNFLKIIYNKSVYSAVLIEDLFALSKLEDSEYNLSLIEVNFSEWLRRLIVEYYEEFQNKHFNLEINISEYSVIFKFDQKLMKRALSNIFNNALSHNENYTSLKIESYQKENTVTLKIGSNGTSIDKSISETIFDPFVKAENNTSNGSGLGLAITKKIIEKHGGTIKLTSTEFERILFVISMPIRI